One window of the Trifolium pratense cultivar HEN17-A07 linkage group LG2, ARS_RC_1.1, whole genome shotgun sequence genome contains the following:
- the LOC123908979 gene encoding uncharacterized protein LOC123908979, protein MCDDKKECCIAPYLNNHHWQLLIINPTKLKVVFLCSLGKKPDKKICDIVETALGAYNKLQRARKQKKVEWFFPTSQKQQASYECGYYIMIHMLNIISATIVCSWTQIFRDSKPFQKDEVKNVQERCV, encoded by the exons ATGATAAAAAAGAATGTTGCATTGCTCCTTATTTAAACaa TCATCATTGGCAATTGCTCATTATTAATCCTACGAAGCTTAAAGTAGTCTTTCTATGTTCATTGGGAAAGAAGCCGGATAAAAAAATCTGTGACATAGTTGAAAC AGCTTTGGGAGCTTATAATAAGTTACAACGTGCGAGAAAGCAAAAGAAAGTAGAATGGTTCTTTCCCACC AGTCAAAAGCAACAAGCTAGTTATGAGTGTGGCTATTACATCATGATTCACATGTTGAACATTATATCTGCTACTATTGTTTGTTCATGGACACAG ATATTTCGGGATTCAAAGCCATTTCAAAAAGATGAAGTTAAAAATGTTCAAGAACGCTgtgtgtaa